A portion of the Sulfuriferula sp. AH1 genome contains these proteins:
- a CDS encoding ATPase, T2SS/T4P/T4SS family: MFRYSSLFTGAAPEKEQKSEPVKAAKYRILLVDDEPNVLKALQRIFRQENYFIATAANGQEAMEMLRTETFQLMISDYMMPVMNGAELLRKAKAIRPEMIRIMLTGHADTGAVMGAINEGAVYKFILKPWNDDDLRVTVALALEQYDLIQKNKALQKDNKDKSKEITALSKLTVTNRSQLAIMLNKRNLLNDQQVQELYRQQQQRKEPMIKLLLEHDWVSEKIIRDIMRKEFLMEEVSLAEFQVDPAVAALIPHSFCERQLVVPLRLDGKRLLLALADPMDMGLIDDLRFVSGLEIQPVMADVAAIKAKYAEVYGLEEGVDFKELETLVAGPDPYEGIEIVIEEEDNRPLEELLRGTDEPPAIRLVNAVMLEAIRLGASDIHIQPRTKSVVVRYRIDGVLVDKIQIPHHLHQSLVSRLKVMSELDISERRRPQDGRITVKTPMRIVDLRISTLPTINGEKVVMRILDRNSAIISLEGLGFSPPDLKKVLNMVDKPQGLILTTGPTGSGKTTTLYALLQHNATPTKNYVTIEDPVEYYMDQAGQVLIKEKIGLTFPAVLRAILRQDPDVILLGEIRDYETGEVAFHAALTGHLVFSTLHTNSAVATISRLFDLGLKPYVVATALEGVIAQRLVRKNCVHCTEPDVPAPELLARLGPLFTSEKITASKGKGCSQCNGSGYRGRLGLYEVLVPNDEMRHLISSGATILEITNLAKKIGTSSLLDDGRDKVNQGLTTIDELLRVLGPQ, from the coding sequence ATGTTTCGTTATTCATCCTTGTTCACTGGCGCAGCTCCCGAGAAGGAGCAAAAATCCGAGCCGGTGAAGGCTGCCAAATACCGTATTCTGCTGGTCGATGACGAACCTAACGTGCTCAAGGCCTTGCAGCGCATATTCCGTCAGGAAAACTATTTCATCGCTACCGCCGCCAATGGTCAGGAGGCCATGGAGATGTTGCGCACAGAGACTTTTCAGCTGATGATTTCCGATTACATGATGCCGGTCATGAATGGGGCGGAATTGTTGAGGAAGGCCAAGGCCATCCGGCCGGAGATGATCCGTATCATGCTTACCGGACATGCCGATACCGGCGCGGTGATGGGGGCTATCAACGAGGGTGCGGTATATAAATTCATCCTCAAGCCGTGGAATGACGATGATTTGCGGGTCACGGTGGCACTGGCGCTGGAGCAGTACGATCTGATTCAGAAAAACAAGGCGCTGCAGAAGGATAACAAGGATAAATCCAAGGAAATCACCGCGCTTTCCAAGCTGACCGTTACCAACCGCAGTCAGCTTGCGATCATGCTCAACAAGCGTAATTTGCTCAACGATCAGCAGGTGCAGGAGCTGTACCGGCAGCAACAGCAGCGCAAAGAGCCCATGATCAAATTGCTGCTTGAGCACGACTGGGTCTCCGAAAAAATCATTCGCGACATCATGCGCAAAGAATTTCTGATGGAGGAAGTGTCGCTGGCCGAGTTTCAGGTCGATCCGGCAGTAGCTGCACTGATCCCGCACAGTTTCTGCGAGCGTCAGCTGGTGGTGCCGTTGCGTCTGGATGGCAAGCGTCTGCTGCTGGCGCTGGCGGATCCGATGGACATGGGGCTGATCGACGACTTGCGTTTTGTCTCCGGTCTGGAAATACAGCCGGTGATGGCCGATGTTGCCGCCATCAAGGCCAAATACGCCGAAGTGTATGGTCTGGAGGAAGGCGTCGATTTCAAGGAGTTGGAAACACTGGTTGCAGGGCCCGATCCGTATGAAGGCATCGAGATTGTTATTGAAGAAGAGGATAACAGGCCGCTGGAGGAACTGCTGCGCGGCACGGATGAGCCGCCGGCGATCCGGCTGGTGAACGCGGTCATGCTCGAGGCGATCCGGCTGGGGGCCAGCGATATCCATATTCAGCCGCGCACCAAAAGCGTCGTGGTACGTTATCGCATCGACGGCGTGCTGGTGGACAAGATTCAGATACCGCACCATTTGCATCAGTCGCTGGTGTCGAGACTCAAGGTGATGTCAGAGCTGGATATCAGTGAGCGGCGTCGTCCGCAGGATGGGCGTATCACGGTAAAAACACCGATGCGTATCGTCGATTTGCGCATTTCTACGCTGCCTACCATTAATGGGGAAAAAGTGGTCATGCGTATTCTTGATCGCAATTCAGCCATTATCAGTCTGGAAGGTTTGGGTTTCTCCCCCCCTGACCTGAAGAAAGTACTGAATATGGTCGATAAGCCGCAGGGGTTGATTCTGACCACCGGCCCGACCGGCAGCGGTAAAACGACCACGCTTTACGCGCTGTTGCAGCATAACGCCACGCCTACCAAGAATTACGTCACTATCGAAGATCCGGTGGAGTATTACATGGATCAGGCCGGGCAGGTGCTGATCAAGGAAAAGATCGGCTTGACCTTTCCGGCGGTTTTGCGCGCTATCCTGCGTCAGGACCCGGATGTGATCCTGTTGGGCGAGATCCGTGATTATGAAACGGGAGAGGTAGCGTTTCATGCGGCATTGACCGGGCATCTGGTATTTTCCACGCTGCATACCAATTCGGCGGTGGCGACTATTTCGCGCCTGTTCGATCTGGGGCTGAAGCCTTATGTGGTGGCTACTGCCCTGGAGGGCGTCATCGCGCAGCGCCTGGTGCGGAAAAACTGCGTGCATTGCACCGAGCCGGATGTGCCGGCCCCAGAGCTGCTGGCCCGATTGGGGCCGTTATTTACGTCGGAGAAAATCACCGCTTCCAAAGGAAAAGGCTGCAGTCAGTGCAACGGCAGCGGTTATCGCGGGCGCCTGGGTTTGTATGAGGTGCTGGTGCCTAACGACGAGATGCGGCATCTTATCTCCAGCGGCGCTACCATACTTGAGATCACCAATCTGGCGAAGAAGATCGGAACATCTTCACTGCTCGATGATGGTCGCGACAAAGTCAATCAGGGACTGACGACAATAGACGAGCTGTTGCGCGTCCTCGGGCCGCAATAG
- a CDS encoding sensor histidine kinase: MEQQGRYDSELGLRDLLSGIAAGKLEAALTALLGQPLRLVTTQGEPVLGAAAAFAAGASRVAVSHDLEIIAFLETPAEDAVRLDAAVSLLELFLQAGARYYMAARMHVEVVHADFEALQHKHALLQESEARYKLLAAHLEERVQEQVKTIDAAQRQLYQAEKMASVGQLAAGVAHEINNPIGFIRSNLGTAQSYVQKLGKMAGMIKSQTPAQLESAWQDADLDFILEDFAALLEESVAGADRVTRIVADLKGFSNVDQAEEKVVNLNDNIRSVCNVAATQLQDRAELLLELGELPLLRCMSGQLNQVFLNLLLNAAQAMTTPGQIHIQTALANAQIRICIADTGKGIPAAILSRIFDPFYTTHDVGQGTGLGLTVSRDVVVAHGGRIEVESRVGVGTTFTIYLPVNPTA, from the coding sequence TTGGAGCAACAGGGCCGTTACGATAGCGAACTGGGTTTACGCGACCTGCTGTCCGGTATTGCAGCCGGCAAGCTGGAAGCCGCGCTCACGGCGCTGCTCGGTCAGCCATTGCGTTTGGTCACGACGCAGGGTGAGCCGGTGCTGGGTGCTGCGGCTGCTTTTGCCGCCGGCGCCAGCCGGGTTGCGGTCAGCCATGATCTCGAGATTATCGCTTTTCTGGAAACGCCGGCTGAGGATGCGGTCAGGCTGGACGCTGCGGTAAGCTTGCTGGAGCTTTTCCTGCAAGCCGGTGCGCGCTATTACATGGCCGCCAGAATGCATGTGGAAGTAGTGCACGCGGATTTTGAGGCATTACAGCACAAACATGCTTTGTTGCAGGAATCGGAAGCCCGTTATAAATTGCTGGCGGCGCATCTGGAAGAACGGGTTCAGGAACAGGTAAAGACAATAGACGCGGCGCAAAGACAGCTTTATCAGGCGGAAAAAATGGCCTCGGTAGGCCAGCTTGCGGCCGGCGTGGCTCACGAAATCAATAATCCCATCGGCTTTATCCGCAGCAATCTGGGTACGGCACAATCGTATGTGCAGAAGCTGGGAAAGATGGCCGGCATGATCAAATCGCAGACTCCGGCCCAGTTGGAATCCGCCTGGCAGGACGCCGACCTGGATTTTATTCTGGAGGATTTTGCTGCCCTGCTCGAGGAAAGCGTTGCCGGTGCGGACCGGGTGACGCGGATCGTGGCCGATCTGAAGGGATTCTCCAATGTGGATCAGGCTGAGGAAAAAGTCGTCAATCTGAACGACAATATCCGTTCGGTGTGCAATGTGGCAGCAACCCAGCTCCAGGATCGCGCTGAATTGCTGCTGGAGCTGGGCGAGCTGCCGCTACTGCGTTGTATGTCAGGGCAACTGAATCAGGTGTTCCTTAATCTGTTGCTTAATGCCGCACAGGCGATGACAACCCCAGGCCAGATTCACATCCAGACTGCGCTGGCGAATGCGCAAATCCGGATTTGCATTGCGGATACCGGCAAGGGAATACCTGCGGCGATACTGTCACGCATATTCGATCCGTTCTATACTACCCATGACGTAGGGCAAGGGACCGGGCTTGGGTTGACCGTCAGCCGCGATGTCGTTGTTGCGCATGGCGGGCGGATCGAGGTTGAAAGCCGGGTTGGTGTAGGGACAACATTTACAATTTACTTGCCTGTGAACCCCACCGCTTAG
- a CDS encoding ATP/GTP-binding protein — translation MAEFDETNRKITIKLVYYGPAMSGKTTNLMRLHDILAPDLKGEIMTLETQNDRTLFFDLLPLGFHTPSGWLVKLKLYTVPGQVVHDATRKAVLSRADGVVFVADSQHSQGINNSEAFQNLEENAGRVGLDFDTLPLVVQFNKRDLPNILTEDEIRERWSAAPWPLVFASALVGEGVKESFVKLLEAVYPVLDKYCALGVTHGMDMPAFVNAVVGD, via the coding sequence ATGGCGGAGTTTGATGAAACTAACCGAAAAATTACGATCAAGCTGGTTTATTACGGTCCCGCCATGAGCGGAAAAACGACCAATCTGATGCGTTTGCACGATATCCTGGCTCCTGATTTAAAAGGCGAGATCATGACGCTGGAAACCCAGAATGATCGCACGCTGTTCTTTGATCTGTTGCCGCTGGGGTTTCATACGCCGTCAGGCTGGCTGGTGAAACTCAAACTTTATACCGTTCCCGGGCAAGTCGTGCATGATGCCACGCGCAAGGCTGTGCTGTCACGGGCGGATGGCGTGGTGTTCGTCGCCGACTCCCAGCACTCGCAAGGCATCAATAATTCCGAAGCATTCCAGAATCTGGAAGAAAATGCAGGGCGTGTCGGACTGGACTTCGACACCTTGCCGCTGGTCGTGCAATTCAATAAGCGTGATCTGCCCAATATCCTTACCGAGGACGAAATCCGCGAACGCTGGTCGGCTGCGCCATGGCCGCTGGTGTTTGCTTCTGCGCTGGTTGGGGAGGGGGTCAAGGAATCTTTCGTGAAATTGCTGGAAGCCGTTTATCCTGTACTCGACAAGTATTGCGCACTGGGTGTGACGCATGGCATGGACATGCCTGCTTTCGTCAATGCAGTAGTGGGAGATTAG
- a CDS encoding FAD-binding oxidoreductase — translation MLPQNIESDFVAVLSREQMVTDADVLEWYSRDETPRACLPMAVLFPREQDEVVALMQVAITHGIALIPRGAGSGNVGGALPAPRSVVVSFECMNRILEVNAADRYMVVQPGVITAEIDRVAREHGLFYPPDPGSAAYCRIGGNLAMNAAGPRAVKYGVTRDYVLGLRAVTGAGQLIQTGCRTTKGVTGYDLTRLLVGSEGTLALITEATLKLLPAPEARATLRVCYASNADACRAVARVMSQAVVPCALEFMDRQSIAAIQAAGAATDLPAGTAALLMVEADGVSADLPRQVAALKLALAGEGMLELQQAIDQDSVTALWLARKSLSHAVKRIAPLKINEDVVVPVSRLAELVVHIEQLAAEYALPIVSFGHAGNGNLHVNIMVDPADAVQMQQAGQALHRLFSRVLTLGGTLSGEHGIGSEKRDYVAMEIDAASMQIMHQIRRQFDPDNLLNPYKLLPDAVQ, via the coding sequence ATGCTGCCCCAAAATATAGAATCGGATTTCGTTGCCGTATTAAGCCGTGAGCAGATGGTCACCGATGCGGATGTGCTGGAATGGTATAGTCGTGACGAAACGCCGCGCGCCTGTTTGCCGATGGCGGTGCTGTTCCCGCGCGAGCAGGATGAGGTGGTAGCATTGATGCAGGTAGCCATAACCCATGGCATCGCGCTGATTCCGCGCGGCGCGGGTTCGGGCAATGTCGGCGGCGCGTTGCCTGCGCCGCGATCGGTGGTGGTGAGTTTCGAGTGCATGAACCGGATTCTGGAAGTGAATGCGGCGGATCGCTACATGGTGGTGCAGCCGGGGGTGATTACCGCTGAAATCGACCGGGTGGCACGCGAGCACGGACTGTTTTATCCGCCTGATCCCGGCAGTGCGGCGTATTGCCGCATCGGCGGCAACCTGGCGATGAATGCCGCCGGGCCGCGCGCGGTGAAATACGGGGTGACAAGGGATTATGTGCTGGGGCTGCGCGCCGTAACTGGTGCAGGGCAATTGATACAAACCGGCTGTCGTACCACCAAGGGAGTGACCGGTTACGACTTGACGCGCTTGTTGGTCGGATCGGAAGGCACGCTGGCGCTGATTACCGAGGCCACTTTGAAGCTGCTGCCTGCTCCCGAGGCGCGGGCGACCTTGCGTGTATGCTATGCCAGCAACGCCGATGCGTGCCGCGCCGTGGCGCGGGTGATGAGCCAGGCCGTGGTGCCGTGTGCGCTGGAATTCATGGATCGGCAGTCGATAGCGGCGATTCAGGCCGCGGGTGCGGCGACAGATTTGCCGGCGGGTACTGCGGCGCTGCTGATGGTGGAGGCCGATGGAGTGAGCGCCGACCTGCCGCGTCAGGTAGCGGCATTGAAACTGGCGCTGGCAGGCGAGGGCATGCTGGAATTGCAGCAGGCCATCGACCAGGATTCGGTAACGGCGTTATGGCTGGCGCGTAAATCGCTGTCGCATGCAGTCAAGCGTATAGCGCCGCTCAAGATCAATGAGGACGTGGTGGTGCCGGTATCGCGTCTGGCTGAGCTGGTAGTGCATATCGAACAGCTGGCGGCTGAATATGCATTGCCTATCGTGAGTTTCGGTCATGCGGGTAACGGTAATCTGCACGTCAATATCATGGTTGACCCGGCAGATGCGGTGCAGATGCAGCAAGCCGGACAGGCGCTGCACAGGTTGTTTTCCAGGGTGCTGACGTTGGGCGGCACGCTGTCAGGCGAGCATGGTATCGGCAGTGAAAAGCGCGATTATGTGGCTATGGAAATCGATGCAGCGAGCATGCAGATCATGCATCAGATCAGACGGCAGTTCGATCCGGACAATCTGCTGAATCCGTATAAGTTATTGCCGGACGCCGTTCAATAA
- a CDS encoding EF-hand domain-containing protein, protein MHTTKTLACLLGLALTVPALADSTTPPMDSLGGRPQMNSSQMYSMMMSRFKQSDKDNNGAISKTEAANMPMLEMHFDEVDTNHDGQVSAAEMQAAFQQQMGKQARGPQNGIKAQ, encoded by the coding sequence ATGCACACCACCAAAACCCTTGCCTGCCTTCTGGGACTGGCACTCACCGTACCCGCACTTGCCGACTCCACCACGCCGCCGATGGACAGCCTGGGTGGCAGGCCGCAAATGAACAGCAGCCAAATGTACAGCATGATGATGTCGCGCTTCAAACAGTCGGATAAAGACAATAACGGCGCAATCAGCAAAACCGAAGCGGCCAACATGCCCATGCTCGAAATGCACTTTGACGAAGTGGATACTAATCACGACGGGCAAGTAAGCGCCGCCGAAATGCAAGCCGCATTCCAGCAACAGATGGGCAAACAGGCCCGCGGCCCGCAAAACGGCATTAAGGCCCAATAA
- a CDS encoding GNAT family N-acetyltransferase produces the protein MPPLTFRLATAQDIDPLADLVNSAYRGDSSRAGWTTEANLLGGQRTDSDEIRSLLETTGSTILIGMQGKDIIASLHLQQDGTRAYLGMFAIRPDLQGAGIGKHCLQQAEHHARQRWGASTMLMTVITLRHELIAYYERRGYRHTGILKPFPTSPRFGIPKVDGLELMVLEKVLDTTD, from the coding sequence ATGCCCCCGCTCACCTTTCGCCTGGCCACCGCACAGGACATTGATCCCCTCGCCGATCTGGTCAATTCGGCCTATCGCGGCGACAGCAGCCGGGCGGGCTGGACCACCGAAGCCAATCTGCTGGGCGGACAACGCACGGACAGCGACGAGATCCGCAGTTTGCTTGAAACGACAGGCTCGACCATCCTGATTGGCATGCAAGGCAAAGACATCATCGCCTCGCTGCACCTGCAACAGGACGGCACCCGCGCCTATCTCGGCATGTTTGCCATCCGTCCCGATTTGCAAGGCGCAGGCATCGGCAAACACTGCCTGCAACAAGCCGAACACCATGCCCGGCAGCGATGGGGGGCGAGCACCATGCTGATGACCGTCATCACCCTGCGTCATGAGCTCATCGCCTACTACGAGCGCCGCGGCTACCGCCACACCGGCATCTTGAAGCCGTTCCCGACTTCACCTCGATTCGGTATTCCAAAAGTGGATGGACTGGAATTGATGGTACTGGAAAAAGTTCTGGACACGACAGATTAA
- a CDS encoding cation transporter — protein MANCCNNKACEIELLRNRQSAVLKTVLAINLAMFMVELTAGLFSGSISLVADSLDMLGDALVYGFSIYVVARGARMKANAALLKGGIMAAFGLFVLAQAVYKIIFPQVPIFEAIGAIGLLALAANSICFALLWRHRTDDINMSSVWLCSRNDIIANVSVLFAAAGVWLTHSGWPDIIIGLSLAALFLRSALSVLHEAIRERRAINT, from the coding sequence ATGGCTAATTGCTGCAATAACAAGGCTTGTGAGATTGAACTACTGCGCAATCGTCAAAGCGCAGTACTAAAGACAGTATTGGCTATTAACCTTGCCATGTTCATGGTAGAACTCACCGCGGGACTGTTCAGCGGCTCAATCTCGCTAGTAGCTGACTCGCTGGATATGCTTGGCGACGCCCTGGTATACGGCTTCAGCATCTACGTTGTTGCACGTGGCGCAAGAATGAAAGCCAATGCTGCCCTGCTCAAGGGCGGAATCATGGCAGCTTTTGGCCTATTCGTTCTGGCTCAGGCGGTTTACAAAATCATTTTCCCGCAAGTACCGATATTCGAGGCCATTGGTGCAATTGGTCTGCTGGCGCTCGCTGCAAACAGCATTTGCTTTGCTTTACTCTGGCGGCATCGCACCGACGATATCAACATGAGTTCAGTTTGGTTGTGCTCTCGCAACGACATTATTGCGAATGTCTCGGTGCTGTTTGCTGCCGCAGGCGTATGGCTTACTCACTCAGGCTGGCCTGACATTATTATTGGATTATCGCTTGCCGCTCTTTTTCTACGCTCAGCCTTATCGGTATTACATGAAGCGATCAGAGAGCGTCGAGCAATCAATACCTGA
- a CDS encoding sensor domain-containing diguanylate cyclase gives MTEQDINKERLELALEAAGLELWENDLVAGDVIRKPIKIFEELGYSEEETSFYVNDMFTIVHPDDIPVVKAAIDEHLSCVTAQYRCEFRLRAKSGAWVWYANYGKVMDLDGKNKGQRFIGVTFNIDDRKRKEDELELINRKLTEQNALLEDMNAMLQSLATSDSLTGVANRRKLMEMGASEVQRAMRFNQSLSLLIVDIDLFKRVNDTWGHMTGDLVICAVAEACVQCVRSNIDIVGRIGGEEFAIILPQTDYAIASRLAERLCSAVAARQIAISDSVMLSCTISIGMATLSPFCSSFKQLLIDADQALYLAKDAGRNCVRGKCL, from the coding sequence ATGACTGAGCAGGATATCAACAAGGAACGCCTGGAACTTGCGCTGGAGGCGGCCGGACTCGAACTGTGGGAAAACGATCTGGTAGCCGGTGACGTGATCCGCAAGCCGATCAAAATCTTTGAAGAGCTCGGATATAGCGAAGAGGAAACTTCTTTCTACGTCAATGACATGTTCACGATCGTCCATCCTGACGATATCCCGGTGGTCAAGGCTGCCATTGACGAACACTTGTCTTGCGTTACTGCGCAGTACCGTTGCGAGTTCAGGTTACGCGCCAAATCAGGTGCATGGGTGTGGTACGCCAACTACGGCAAGGTTATGGATCTCGATGGCAAAAACAAGGGGCAGCGTTTCATCGGCGTGACTTTCAACATCGACGACAGAAAGCGCAAGGAAGACGAGCTCGAGCTCATAAACCGCAAACTCACCGAGCAGAACGCATTGCTCGAGGACATGAATGCGATGCTGCAATCGCTGGCAACCAGCGATTCGCTCACCGGGGTCGCCAACCGTCGCAAACTGATGGAAATGGGGGCCAGCGAAGTCCAGCGCGCCATGCGTTTTAATCAATCCCTGTCGCTGTTGATCGTGGATATCGACCTTTTCAAACGGGTAAACGATACCTGGGGCCACATGACCGGTGATCTGGTCATTTGCGCCGTGGCCGAAGCCTGCGTGCAATGCGTGCGCAGTAATATCGACATTGTGGGCCGTATCGGCGGCGAGGAATTTGCGATCATCCTGCCACAGACCGATTACGCGATTGCCAGCCGTCTGGCCGAACGATTATGCAGTGCGGTAGCCGCGCGTCAGATTGCGATCAGCGACAGCGTGATGCTGTCCTGCACGATCAGCATCGGCATGGCAACATTGTCACCCTTCTGCAGTTCGTTCAAACAATTGCTGATCGACGCGGACCAGGCGCTTTATCTGGCGAAAGATGCGGGCCGGAATTGCGTGCGTGGCAAGTGTTTGTAA
- a CDS encoding DUF917 family protein codes for MTSYEYNITDFQYIAAGAAILGSGGGGSYSDAVRVLAELANSGWGGSVQVRDYDGATNCCVLALMGSPDAADNLTLADIEYSITNTVNLFQAATGATLGCVIPVEIGPINSIVPLIAAAMSGNAIQWVVNGDGAGRAVPELPQTTYSGSASLAASPCALANDATEPAIIQSAVLAAPNAAQVEALAGGIVAAFGSFSGIALWPSLANNSHALTGSYIAGTLAQTWALGQYLLFAPTPPSTADVVAQISALTGRGVAAPVTNFYITGVTQSTTSASLDTGIIRLDNTPDQAASTETHYIYNLNENLIMYSSLSSVPDIIVPDSICYYSESTGRGFSNASDDLAVYYDAGTGKSTGRTVSVIKVAAVAQFCQAAGVVASFAGLLRDIGYAGALPYPA; via the coding sequence ATGACCAGCTACGAATACAACATCACCGATTTTCAATACATCGCCGCGGGCGCCGCCATCCTTGGCAGCGGCGGAGGCGGCAGCTATAGCGATGCCGTCCGCGTACTCGCCGAGCTGGCCAACAGCGGCTGGGGCGGCAGTGTACAGGTGCGGGACTACGACGGCGCGACCAATTGCTGTGTACTGGCCTTGATGGGTTCGCCCGACGCTGCCGACAACCTGACGCTGGCTGATATCGAGTATTCCATCACCAATACGGTCAATCTGTTTCAGGCTGCGACAGGTGCGACCCTCGGTTGCGTGATTCCGGTGGAAATCGGGCCGATCAATTCCATTGTGCCGCTCATCGCCGCAGCCATGTCCGGCAATGCCATCCAATGGGTCGTCAATGGCGACGGTGCCGGGCGAGCCGTGCCGGAATTGCCGCAGACTACTTACAGCGGCAGCGCCTCGCTGGCCGCGAGCCCATGTGCACTGGCCAACGACGCCACCGAGCCGGCGATCATCCAGTCGGCTGTGCTCGCCGCGCCGAATGCGGCTCAGGTGGAAGCGCTGGCCGGCGGTATTGTCGCCGCTTTCGGCAGCTTCTCCGGGATTGCACTATGGCCATCCCTTGCCAACAACAGTCACGCATTGACGGGTAGTTACATCGCCGGCACGCTGGCGCAGACATGGGCACTGGGGCAATACCTGCTGTTTGCCCCCACACCGCCCTCGACTGCCGATGTCGTAGCGCAGATCAGTGCGCTGACCGGGCGCGGGGTTGCCGCCCCGGTCACCAATTTCTATATCACCGGCGTGACGCAGTCCACCACCAGCGCGTCGCTCGATACCGGCATCATCCGCCTGGACAATACGCCGGATCAGGCCGCCAGTACCGAAACCCATTACATCTACAATCTGAACGAAAACCTGATCATGTACTCGAGTCTGAGCAGCGTGCCCGACATCATCGTGCCGGATTCGATCTGCTATTACTCCGAAAGCACGGGGCGCGGTTTCTCCAATGCCAGCGACGATCTGGCGGTCTATTACGATGCGGGCACAGGCAAGAGCACCGGCCGGACCGTCAGTGTCATCAAGGTCGCAGCCGTTGCGCAATTCTGTCAGGCCGCCGGTGTTGTCGCATCGTTCGCCGGTCTGCTGCGCGATATCGGCTATGCCGGTGCGCTGCCTTACCCAGCTTGA
- a CDS encoding DUF1854 domain-containing protein has protein sequence MTALQLERNAYGQLCYTDADGAVHEQVTPVRAFPMSAPDEGISLVDARGHELVWIAHLDELDAASRAMLDAALASREFMPEIHSIRHVSSYATPSVWQVATDRGDAEFTLKGEEDIRRLSASRLLIADSNGVQFLIRDIQQLDKASRKRLDRFL, from the coding sequence ATGACAGCATTACAGCTTGAGCGCAATGCCTACGGGCAGCTGTGCTATACCGATGCCGATGGTGCCGTGCATGAGCAGGTCACGCCGGTGCGCGCGTTCCCGATGAGCGCGCCGGATGAGGGAATCAGTCTGGTCGATGCGCGCGGTCACGAGCTGGTGTGGATCGCACATCTGGATGAGCTGGATGCGGCATCGCGCGCGATGCTCGATGCCGCACTGGCAAGCCGCGAATTCATGCCGGAAATCCACAGCATTCGCCATGTCTCCAGTTATGCCACACCCAGCGTGTGGCAAGTCGCCACCGATCGCGGCGATGCCGAATTTACGTTAAAGGGCGAAGAGGATATTCGCCGCTTGTCAGCCTCGCGGCTGCTGATCGCCGACAGTAACGGCGTGCAGTTTCTGATACGCGATATTCAGCAGCTGGACAAAGCCAGTCGCAAGCGACTGGATCGCTTTTTGTAG